Below is a genomic region from Salvelinus sp. IW2-2015 linkage group LG18, ASM291031v2, whole genome shotgun sequence.
ttctatcaaccagcctcacctggaatgcttttccaacagtcttgaaggagttcccacatatgctgagcacttgttggcttcttttccttcactctgcgctccgactcatcccaaaccatctcaatttggttatggtcgggggattgtggaggccaggtcatctgatgcagcactccatcactctccttcttggtaaactatcccttacacagcctggaggtgtgttgggtcattgttctgttgaaaaacaaatgatagtcccagtaagcccaaacaagatgggatggcgtatcactgcagaatgctgtggtagccacgctgggtaagtgtgccttgaatttatcaaagacagtgtcaccagcaaagcaccaccacaccataacacctcttcCATGCTTTGCAGTGGGAAATAcagatgcggagatcatccgttcacctacactgcgtctcacaaagcaatagaggttggaaccaaaaatcgccaatttggactccagaccaaaggacagatttccaccggtctaatgtcaattgtgtgtgtttcttggcccaagcaagtctcttcttattattggtgtcctttagtagtggtttatttacaGCAATTcgtccatgaaggcctgattcacagtctcctctaaacagatgatgttgagatgtgtctgttacttgaactctgaagcatttatttgggctgcaatttctgaggctggtaMctctaatgaacttatcctctgctgcagaggtaactctgggtcttccattcctgtgtcggtcctaatgagaaccagtttcatcatagtgcttgatcgttttccgtattgactgaccttgaagtaacgatggactgttgtttctctttgcttatttgagctgttcttgccataatatggagttggactTTGGACAAgtagggctatcatctgtataccccccccccccccccaYSYCMCMMCMcaactgattgtctcaaacgcattaaggctagaaattccacaaataaacgtttaagaaggcacaccagttaattgaaatgcattccaggtgactacctcaaaggtggttgagagaatggcaagtgtgcaaagctgtcatcaaggcaaagggtggctatttgaagaatctcaaatgtaaaatatattttgatttaacacttttttggttactacatgattccttgtgttatttcatagttttgacgtcttcactattattatacaacgtagaaaatagtaaaaaataaaaccccttgaatgagtaggtgttctaaaacttttgaccggtagtgtatactacacactattagttaattttagtatactgttaACAAAGGTACTTGGGCTTCACCTGTACAGGAAGTTGatactgttgctatgcaacctatTGACAAATTTTACGatttcgggtgtgttcgtaaattcaatctggagtgccagagttcGCTCAGAATGTCAGATTACTCGCTctagcagagttggttaggctgtttcatgttatccagagcgttggtgactgtaactgtgctgctggcaacaatttaaataCGCTTTTTTTTGCGCCTATGTTTACTGTCaatactgacaccggccatattcaataaGTGTTGAGCGTTATTCTGCACTCTGAAAtcggaataatcaagtcaatacaCGTTGCATAGTTTTTTTaaatagcatatagttaatataatgcctggcaagttcaatgtattagtaggtagctaatgttagcaacatACCGGTACATAATGTTTCTTAAAGGATAGCATATCTAAtcaattgtcagccaacataacgtgtaatgtAACTTATTTAAAATTAATTTTCTTAAAGGATAGCATATCTAAtcaattgtcagccaacataacgtgtaatgtAACTTATTTTAAAAGTAatgactttattacattgctcaacatgtTAACATTTGCCATAactagttaaagcaatgaatttgtatccgctctcgctatattttctgccattttcttcaaatctgaaaacgttgtgaagccacAGCCATTTTCTTAAgaaattgcattatgggccctaaaagcacggaaatacTGTCCACTGcctgtatactttgtattttggcgaatttagtgcgacatccgggaacttttggtaTACTAACTATAtctatattgtaatgaaacagacagggagcaggtctcgaaccctcagcccggcgcgctatcgactgtgccgcaaaagcatgctcgtgcggcagagtcgatttccgcgcttataaacccagggtcgttacaatactatGACCAATCAGCATACCACATACTCAATTTCTGTCACATATACAGTTAGTGCAGGTTAAagagtattcaaacacagcttcGGTATTAGATGGTCAATGATCATAATTATTGTATGTTTATAATGCAGCTAAAATAAACATGGAACATTTCCTACACAGCTTGTTTGCACATACTAGCAATTATAAGAGGAATACAATATCTGGCAGGGTCAACATACTTGCCAGCTGAAAACTGCATCTCATCTTTATTTCTAGATGCAATCAGAAGTAGTCTAAACCACATTGCATTTTTCTGCACAGTATGTGAACGTTTTTAACAaatcccccccccttttttttttactcctagACAACTGACAATTACTTTATGggaggggtgtcaaactcattcaatgtctgctggtttttgctttcaattaagacctaacTAGACGAARggagttcctaactaatctgTGACctcaattcatcaatcaagtacaagtgaggataaaaaacctgcagacactcagcacttcgtggaatgagtttgacacgtgctttaTGCAGATCGCAAATGTTTAAAGCTTACACACAAGGCTACATTTTGACAGTAAAGATGACCACTCGTTTCCTCAGAGGGTCTGGGGCAGAGATAGGGAACTATGCACCATTTGTTCTCTTCACAGGTTCTGGAAACCGCTTTATACAAGACCTGCCTCCTTGCTTTATTTGTGTTGTGTCAAACAAAGCATTGTTATTCTTTTAACAGCCATGTCATTTTGGCCAAGACAACCACAATGGAAATACTTTAATCCTTTGTGAATGTATCCTCAATAATTTGAATGAATAATGTGTGGGGATAACCTTCATGCATGTGGTATTGTATGTGTTGGAGTTAAATCAAagacaaatataaaaatgtacagtaccagaacCTACTCAATTTGAGAGTTAATCATGCCTTATCAATAATGCTACAGCATAAGAAATTCTGACAACTTAATTTGATTTTTAATATGAACCATTTCCCCCAAACTATTTTCAGCCTGAATataactccatacattttaaaaggattgtaaaaaaatattcagAGAATGTAGCAAAACTAAACACAATTAAGACCAACAATATTATTCAGATTTTAAAGCACTAAGTAACTATTACACCAGACAAGTACAAAAAAATAAGTTGAGCATTCGCACATTTCTATATCAAAgcattaaaacaaacaaaaatctatGAATGCCTAAGCTCTATTTTCTTGCTGCTCTCCCTCTGCGGGGCTTACACGGCTGCTCCGACTCAGTACCTTGCTCAATGTCAATTTCCTGAGATACAGCTTTTCCCCTTGTCGCTTTACCTCTTCCTTTAGTAGCAGCCACAACTGTGGCTTCGGGGATGGTCTCTGGCACTTCCTCCGGGACAGCAGGAGTAGTGCTAGTGGCCTCAACGGGAGCTGCTGCAGTAGACTTTGCTGCTCGTCTTGTTTTCTTGACAGGCTCCTTTGGAACAGCTTTATCAGAGAGATTTGCCACTTCAGTTTTCATATTTCTTGCTGCATTTCTTTCGTTTAATGGCTTTGAAATGGGGACCGTggcttctgcagcagaggtctcTATGGTGCTATGGCGTGCCCTTTTTGAGGGTGTTGATTGTACGGTCTCCTCTTTGACCTCGACATAAGATCTTGCTCTTCTTCCTCGCACTGTCTTCACAACCTGCTGTTCTTCAACCTTAGTAACAGGAACACTATCATTCCGTCTGGATGTCTTCTGTTTAGGAAGAGGGGTGACCTTGTGCGTAACTTCCAAATCAGGTTTCCAATTCACAGATTTTGAGGCTTCGTCAACGGTTTCCATGCCTTCAATAGAATTTGCCTGGTCAGAGGTCGTTTCAGAAACAGCATTTCCCTTTTTAGGGGCTTTTCCTCTTCCCTTTTTAACCACAGCGGTCATTACCTCCGTGTCTGTTACCTCAGCCTCCAATGGAGTGCTCTCGGCTGCAATGGTGGTTTCATCTGCAGAGACTTTGGATTTAGCTGCCCTTCTACCTCGCTTGACAGGCTCGGTTGGAACTTCCACAGTTGCTTCTGCAACAGTGGGCACCTTTGTGGAATCAGCTGCTCCTCTGCGTGCTCGCTTGGCAGGCACTTCATCCTTCACAACGGCTTTTGCCTTCCTTCTCCATCCTGGTTTGACAACCGGAGCTTCCAGCAGTTCTTCAGCATCTTCACGCTCTGGTTTAGCATCAACCTCAGTTTGTGCAGGAAGGTGGACCTCCTGCACTACCATGTTCTCAACTTCCACCACTTCAGGAACCTTCTGCTGCTttgctcttcttcctcctcttttagGTTTCTCTGTAGGGGGAGCAGATGTTTCCTCCTGAGTCTCTGTGGATACTGGCGGGACGACACACTCAGGTTCCTGTTTAGTCCTTCTTCCCACTCTTTTAGGTTCCTCAACCGAAGCCAAGGTAGCCTGCTCCTGGAGTTCAAACAGTCAGAGACCAACGGGTGATCCTCAACTTGCTCTACAGAAGCTTGCTTAGTCTTTCTTCCCCTCTTGTGGTTTCTCAACTGGAGCCACAGTCTGCTCCTGGGCTTCAACAGTCAGAGACCCAACAGGGTGATCCTCAGACTCAACTTGCTCTACAGAAGCTTGCTTAGTCTTTCCCCCTCTTTTGTGTTTCTCACTGCGCCACGGTAGTCTGCTCCTGGAGTTCAACAGTCAGAGACTCAACGGGGTGATCCTCACTTGCTCTACAGAAGCCTGCTtagtctcctccccctcttttggGTTTCTCAACTGGCGCCACGGTAGTCTGCTCTGGAGTTCAACAGTCAGAGATCAACGGGTGATCCTCAACTTGCTCTACAGAAGCCTGCTTAGTCTTCCTTCCCCTCTTTTGGGTTCTCAACTGGCGCCACAGTAGTCTGCTCCTGGAGTTCAACAGTCAGAGACTCAACGGGTGATCCTCAACTTGCTCTACAGAAGCCTGCTTAGtcttccttccccctcttttGGGTTTCTCAACTGGCGCCACGGTAGTCTGCTCCTGGAGTTCAACAGTCAGAGACTCAACGGGGTGATCCTCAACAGGCTCAACTTTCTCTACAGAAGCCTGCTTAGTCTTTCTTCCCCCTCTTTTGAGTTTCTCAACTGGAGCCACAGTGGTCTGCTCCTGGGCCTCAACTTGTTCGATGGGAGTTTCAACACTCACAGACTCCACTTGCTCTACAGGCTCCTGCTTAGTCTTTCTTCCTCTTTTGGGTTTTGCAAACAGGACTGAGGCCTCCACCTCTTCTGTAGGAGTATCAACCACCGCAACATTTTCTTCCATTGTTTTGGCTTCTTCAGACTCCTGTTTAGCCCGTCTTCCTCTTGCCCGTGGGTTCACAACAGGAACAATAGTTGGCATCTCCTTGGCTTCCACAATCTCAATTGGAGGAATTTCAAGAACCTTCACTTCAACTTCTTCTACTGAATCCTGTTTAGGCTTTCTTCCTCTCTTAGATCTAACGACTGGAGTCTGGGCCTCAATCTTCTCAGTGACAGGAACACTCACGGCTTCAACAGTGTTCTCCAACACTGTTTCAACTTGTTCTACAGAAGCCTGTTCGGCCTTTCTTCCTCTTCTGGGTTTCTCCATGGGGACATCAGAAGTTGGCTGCTGGTCCTCAAttggagaaatttcagcactcTCACTTTCAACAGCGTTCTCCTGCACTGATTCAACTCTCTCTACAGAAGCCTGTTtggcctttcttcctctcttggGATTTTCAGCAGGAACTGGGTCAGCTGCCATTTTCTCCTGGACATCCCCAGAGTCCATAGTTTCTGCTGGTGCCTCAACGCTACTGGTTTCATTACGCCTTGTCGATCTCCCTCTAGCAGGTGGTGGCACAATCCCCTCAGTTTTCTTTCCTCTACCTTTTACTGGAACAGAAGGCTCTTCACTGTCAAGATGTGCTACCGCCACTGCCTCAGCAGGTGCAGCAACTGGCTCTACCTCAGCAGGTGCAGAAATGGGCTCAGTATGAGGAGCAGGTTGTTCTTCCTCCACTGCCTCAGCAGGTGCAGAAACTGGCTCTTCTACCTCCTGCACTGCCTCAGAAAGGGAGCAGGTTGTTTTTCCTCCACTGCCTCAGCAGGCGCAGAAACTGGCTCTTCTACCTCCTGCACTGCCTCAGCAAGAGGAGCAGGTTGTTCTTCCTCCACTGCTTCAGCAAGAGCAGCAGCAAGCTCTTCCACTGCCTCTGTTGTCATGGCATCAGAAATCTCTTCAACAGGTTGCGCAATGTGTTTGGGGGTCTTCACACCATCTAAGCTTACTTTCTGAAGAGCCTTAGGCCCTCTTGGAGTGTTCTGTTTAGAAGATCTATTTTTCTTTGGAGTGGGTGCTTGAGGGTATTCAAACCTGAAAAGGAAAATAACAGTAAACAATTAAACCTATGGATCCAAGTGTATGGTTTAACATGCCAaataattgttaaattatgacATGCTGTCCATCACATTTTAAAACTGACTCTAAGCAGACTAAACTAGAGCCTGATCGATTTTGTCGGTTGACCGATATAATAAAAATGGACGATATTAGCCTTTTACGGATGTATTTGCATCAGCGTTTAATCCACCGAAAAGGGCCAATATAAGATGCAGAGAACACATCTGAGAAAAAGTAGACTTTCTTTGCATTTCATTAGTCCTTTAGCGAAGCCTGCAAAATATTATTTGTTATATTCAATCAGTAGGGAACCATCAGTTGTAGGCCTTCAGATATTTTTGtacaaattacattattttaattTCGATTTCATCTTTACAATAATTGTAATCATTTTCTGATTCCATCCCTTCCGTTTGTGTTGTAAAGAACAGGGTTAATACTGAATAgagaaaatgatacaaatctggATTTTCTTTGGTGGTCTCTGGGTAGAAAAATCGAGCTAGCTCagccagccattggctaggccttcAGAAGCTGGACAGAAGGCTTCTGCCATTCAGCTGGACAGAAGGCTTCTGCCATTCAGCTGGACAGAAGGCTTCTGCCATTCAGCTGGACAGAAGGCTTCTGCCATTCAGCTGTATTAGAGCAGAATTTGAGTGACAATGGAATGAATCAAATCACATTGACAGGCCTCGACAAGAGAAAATAATCAGTGTCACAAGCAGTAGTTTGCTCACTAGTAACTTTCACTAGCTTTTGTTGTAGTAGTGGGAcactgttagctagcttgttTTTTTTAGTAGTGTGACAAAATAGCGAAGGCAGCTGCAGCAGCTGTTAACTTCAAGATGGATGTTTTTGCTAATTTGCTAACCTTTAAGATTTACTTTCAAACTATGTTTACAACTGATTATCTGGTGAGTGGCACTTTTGTTGCAGCTCGCTTGCTGTTAGCCATCTCTGAAAACAATGACTGAAACATTGGTGCATGTAAAACTTTAGATCACTTGTCAGTGTGATAGACATGATCAAATATATTTGCAATGGGAATAgctgttttttcccccatttgatttgacacacaatgGTTGTGCTTTTGTATTGGTATGATTTCATGGGGCCTACTGGAGTGAATGGGCTGCTTATTCCTTAAAAAGTTATTTGATGCTGTGTTTAACGGCTGTATCAGCCATGTCTGACCAGAATTGGCTCGCCATCAGTGCCATGGAGTGCACAGGTATTACGGTCCCTGTCCTTTCAGCACAGTGAGCCTGTCACCTTTGATGTGACACTTGTCGCTATTGTTGATAGTGGTGTGGGCTACGTGTCCATGCCGGTTCTGTCTGTGCGGCAGCCCGAACCGCAGCCAGGCCTGTTTAATTAATAATGTCAAAAAGTATTGGTTAAAGATATTGAGCGCATTAGGTGATGCTTCGTTCAGTTCATTTCTAGATTTGTTTGATACAACGTATTGGAAGATTTGATGCCTCTGAATGCCtagtttcaggataaaaaaaagaaacggaactaagcacaggtaaaatcctagaggaaaacctggttcaggctGATTTCCACCACACTGGGGgggagatgaattcatctttcagcatcATAACCTAAAACAAGACCGAagctacactggaattgcttaccaagaagacgttgaatgttcctgaggggcAGAGTCACgggtttgacttaaatctgcttgaaaatctatggtaagacctgaaaatggttgtctagcaattatcaacaaccaatttgactgacagagattgaagaataaaaaataataataattaaaaagagggaaatgttgcacaattcaggtggaaagctcttcgagacttacccagaaagactcacaggtaatcgctgccaaaagttgattctaacatgtattgagggGTTGAATACATTTCTAATCAAGAttggttttatttttcattattgtTAACAAATCTTAGAATTTTTGTTCCACTTTGACAGAATACTGTGTAGATTGTTGActgaaaatgacaattaaatcaaatttaatcccactttgtaacaacaaaaatgtggaaaaagtcaaggggttggaataatttcttaaggcactgtatatttattcTTAGTTGTGTTTAGCTCagaaaatttaatttaaaattATGCATTAAAAGGTGtctaatagaataaatgtggcaaacaagacaaacatttataaatgcatttctatagcttcccaCCGTGGTGGGGAGTACCCGAACCAAACCATAACCCTTACTATTTTACATTTCAACATCAATGGAGTAAGCAAGGACCGGTCACTGAGGCAGCGCTTGGGGGAGAAAGGCAGCAATATGCCAGCGGCAAATTTTGTGATTTATGTTTTTTCATTTTAAGTGAGAACTACCAGAATTCAGTGACCACAGTGCTACAATTGATAACATAGCTACCGTAAATaccaatacatttaaaatgtgtccCATGTCATTTTCCAGCGGGCTAGCACGAGGCAGCCATCTTCAGAGGCACATTTTTGCTGCAATCCGTGCCGTTTATCCTCCTTTCACTAGAGTAACAGTTTTTCCATAAACAAATCTTGTCATTCTGGTGCTTATACATTTTGTGTGGTGCTTACATTTAATATTCCTTAATCAAATTTAGGAAATAAGCTTTGAGTATTTTTGCAGGGCTGTTTTAAGCGCAATCAatagagaaaatatatatttttctttccaGCTATAGTAATACAAATATTGGCAGATATCGTTAACAGTgaatatttacattaaaaaaagaaaaccggATCCAAAAATCCCATATCGGTCGRGCTCTAGACTAAACACATTAAATAAATTCATATTCTCTGACTTATAAACGGACATAAAATGCACAAACCTGAAAGAACGGTCAATAATTGTGATTAGATCTCCATGTTTCAAACGTTCAGACTGCTGCAAAACCTCCCCATTGACACGGGTCGGGTTCGTTGAACTCAAATTAGTTAAAATAACCTGCAAGAGACAAGaaaaataagtatcttacaatACTTGCTCTACAGACACTAAAATGAAAGTGACAGACTTACTGAAGGCAGCAATTATATTGTCTGACTCCGCAATTACCTCGTTATTTTCATTCAACTCAATCCTGCAATGCTCCTTGGATACTTCAGGAAGTTTAACGCAAATGTCGCAGTCAGGTTTCCTAAGAGACAATAATAAATATTCTGTAGAAAGGATGTCAACATTTCCTGATTTCATTGTATGCCGGTCATCAGCTATGCAAATATATGattgtcactttttttttttttttttattgtttaaggCATGTAAGTTGTATTTCATGGTTTATCTTCATCCCCATAAGCTGTTACTCCAGCAACAATTGCTGGGTTTCACACAGCACACATATGGAAACAAAAGTTCAGTTGAGTAAATGCTAAATGTGTGGCAATTTATAAACAAGTGCAGGCTAAATCCAATCCATAATTAATTTTCAGTGTAGAAGGCTGAATGGATCTCTAGGGTCTGTGGTGACATGTCTTTTGAGACGTTTCGAAGCGCTGTAATAGTGAACAAAGCTCAACAACCGAAGACACCAGTAGAAAGGCCGCCTCTTCGCAAATTCAAAATGGCCCCAAGTTGGGATCGGCAGTCTACTGACTTTCATACCATTTCTATACCATACCAGGGTATAGAATGTGCATACAAGGGGGTGCCATTTCAACAAGAAAATACAACTGCTTCTTACTACAAGTAAAAaaaactataagaaatctaagatgtgtcaaataaattatatcttGCTCTGGGCTcaagctatgcatttggtttgctaacttgctagacGTCAAGAttaagcttcttggttacagaaGAGTTTTtacacaaaacaatttaggcaactGGGATCTTGCTCCGGGGGGGgactgaatgtctctgctgtaatcAAGAAGCTTGGTCGGCTAGCAAgtaagcaaaccaaatgcatagctggagccctgagctggatataatttgACACATTTCAGATTACATTTTTTCTTCCTCCCGGTATTGTAAATCACCCTGTTGGTATTTCAAAATATAATATACACCGGGGTTTCACGCAAGCTCAGTACCAAGTAAAAACCACATTCCATACATGCAGCAAAAGTAGACTCATACAATTAACAGTACCATACAAAACAATGAATATATTACATTTAGACAATGGCACTCACTGCTATGGCATTTCACATAGACAGATTTGAACAGCTTTTTCTCACCTTCCAAATAAGCACGATGCAGTCAGAGGAAGCGCAGTCCCATCTCCGCCACTCCTTTTGATTACAACTATTTTCCCGTACAGGGGCATTTTGAATTCAATGTtacctaaataaaaataaaacgttAGGACATTGAGCAATCATGTGAAATGTGTGACTTAATTATTCTAGCTASTGGCACGAGCTAGCTAGGGTAGCCAAGTTGTTACGATTTGGAAAAGAACAGCAACCAATAATCTGTGCGCAAACTGGTTAGTACTGCCTAGCAAGATTAAGTTGGCCTCTTGATAGTAGTAAACTATTCGTAGGTTACATGAGTTAAGAATTGAATCGCCAACCAACATGCATTGCTGCATTGAACACGCATGCCACTGTGCTTACCAACCAAGTAACCACGCGCTTCAGTGTAAACGAATTACCGGTAGCAGAATAAGCAGAGCATCAAACAACAATTTATAATTGCTATTCCAACATTGATGTTGACTGACGGCMGAAGCTAATTTATTGTCACTCTGTGCATTGTGAATGCTTATGTTAGCTATCTAGCAAGCAGATATGTTACCTGAGAGGCATTTAGGAGAAATGGCATCATCGTGAATCTGAAACAAAAACCCTTTTAATTAAAAAGGTGATACAGTTGAAATATTCCGAACCTATTATAGTAGTCATGGGATAAGATGAAATAAACCATTCAACAGCAAATAAACATAACAGGCAAATAMGTTATGGGAAACACTTTGATATGTAAACTTACCATTATACCAAACAACATCTGCGTTATAAAAATAGAACAATGGAGTTGAAACTACACTGTGTTGCCTTTACCTCTTTTGTCTCGCTGTGGACGTTGTCATCTGGGACTTTATCAGAAATCTCTTCAACACGTTCAGCGATTTGTTTGGGGGTCGCCAGGAGTTCCTTTACGCCAGCTAAGCTTACTTCCTGAGAAGCCTTAGGCCCTCTTGGAGTTGTCATCAGTTTTCCTCTGAGGTCTTCGATGGGTTGCACCTTCTGTCTTGGGGTCTTCATAATCCTCTTCACTCCAGTGAGACACTCGGGTTGTTCAGGTTTCTTCTGTTTGGGAGTcgaaatagatttttttgaatCTGGCCGCTGTACTTCCTTCGATTCTTCTGAAGACATCTCTAAGGCAAGAATCTCATTTTGTGTAGTACGGGAGTCATCAGCTTCCTCCGTGATGAAACTGGATTCTTGACCATCCCGAAGGAGTCTAGTGACTGCATCGCTGTTGTACGCGCCCCGTTTAGCAGTAGAAACAACAAGTGGAGACACCACCATTTCACCTGTGAAGATAAGATATGTTTAGTGTCAAGTGATTTCAACATGATACAGCTAACTGCCAAAATAACAGAAAAGCATGAGTAAATgatggatacaaagtatattgaaagcaggtggttccacacaggtgtggttcctgcgttaattaagcaattaacatcatgtagggcaggggtgggcaactccagacctcgagggcctgattgatgtcacactttctccatccctagaaaacagctgattaatcaaattgcattctaaactgaagatcatgattaRgtgattattggagtcaggtRTGtcagctggggcaaaactgtgacaccaatcaggcccccRAGGACTGGAATTACCAACCTGTGTATAagaatgctgggcaggccattatttcaGCTacgcccccataggatgacaatgctcaCCATCCACAGcgcacaagtggtcactgaattgtttgatgagcatgaaaacacgtacaattaaaataaaaaaaagtcccCCACACCAGATTCTTCATCACTCATACTCATCTTGACATGATcatagggagaatctcaattgcatactccttgcgTCCTGTCCTCTTAAAaaccccattggatgagaaagccagaggtccctcccctctgaccttctccaatgggttttgagaagaggCGAGAGGACacaaggagtatgcaattgagacccccccccaccccaaaattACTTACCAGTCTCCTCTGGGGTATTCATCACTGATGATTCAATCATAGATGTAGACTGGGCTCTCAGGGGTGTCTTGAGGGCACTCTGCACTTTGACCACAGACTTCCTCTGCCTTGCCGGGGTCTTGAAAATGTCTGCAATGCCTGAAACCAC
It encodes:
- the LOC139029131 gene encoding mediator of DNA damage checkpoint protein 1-like, giving the protein MFELQEQATLASVEEPKRVGRRTKQEPECVVPPVSTETQEETSAPPTEKPKRGGRRAKQQKVPEVVEVENMVVQEVHLPAQTEVDAKPEREDAEELLEAPVVKPGWRRKAKAVVKDEVPAKRARRGAADSTKVPTVAEATVEVPTEPVKRGRRAAKSKVSADETTIAAESTPLEAEVTDTEVMTAVVKKGRGKAPKKGNAVSETTSDQANSIEGMETVDEASKSVNWKPDLEVTHKVTPLPKQKTSRRNDSVPVTKVEEQQVVKTVRGRRARSYVEVKEETVQSTPSKRARHSTIETSAAEATVPISKPLNERNAARNMKTEVANLSDKAVPKEPVKKTRRAAKSTAAAPVEATSTTPAVPEEVPETIPEATVVAATKGRGKATRGKAVSQEIDIEQGTESEQPCKPRRGRAARK
- the mki67 gene encoding nascent polypeptide-associated complex subunit alpha, muscle-specific form isoform X3; the protein is MFKQDLDSKTPKKALGTPASRLCTQNPISTRKVDGVSVISTPKKAETENVSPVTGVTPKSAQKKRKSLKGRVVEGNVPVEDFIQLPPSILETPKGKRRSSKSKTPTTVEEKSTPVSQRKSRPATPEKFTAXEVVEQISECPTAETFTTPTRRRSKEATPIKSLITGLEPPADAVVSNQDQIVLTENSTPSTPKTEHSRSPRPAGKNLQAXDVLCELEVTTPIKGKQSSAKKRKSGDLETEFPTPLCKRKRVSFGGHLEPELFDKRLPPDSPLCKGATPGRRSLCAPKMKQSLLRRASAIGLIKEHEHSAPESLSVKGSPGKKASPKAPSPAKKSPKASAKTPSPAKKSPKASAKTPSPAKKSPKASAKTPSPAKKSPKASAKTPSPAKKSPKASAKTPSSAKKSPKESAKTPSPAKKSQKESAKTPSPAKKSTKAKSPSPGKEKTPKTVVKTPSPARRKSPAPLKDESQTPKTRASLPSANTTPTMQGRFSVSLISTPSPTADQDSVLQPSVTVTPRVPLRRTTMLSTSKTTQKSAMKNAIQVIRRRSGVSRASMKVVNSWADIVKFGQTKTQAVIPTKKTSTRVTKTKNVVPKPKTPVMKLIGHVSTGHADSPVTIVVGKAHRLKAIQPSGAVPKLVHNIALLKKNMRMDEDLSGIADIFKTPARQRKSVVKVQSALKTPLRAQSTSMIESSVMNTPEETGEMVVSPLVVSTAKRGAYNSDAVTRLLRDGQESSFITEEADDSRTTQNEILALEMSSEESKEVQRPDSKKSISTPKQKKPEQPECLTGVKRIMKTPRQKVQPIEDLRGKLMTTPRGPKASQEVSLAGVKELLATPKQIAERVEEISDKVPDDNVHSETKEIHDDAISPKCLSGNIEFKMPLYGKIVVIKRSGGDGTALPLTASCLFGRKPDCDICVKLPEVSKEHCRIELNENNEVILTNLSSTNPTRVNGEVLQQSERLKHGDLITIIDRSFRFEYPQAPTPKKNRSSKQNTPRGPKALQKVSLDGVKTPKHIAQPVEEISDAMTTEAVEELAAALAEAVEEEQPAPLAEAVQEVEEPVSAPAEAVQEVEEPVSAPAEAVEEEQPAPHTEPISAPAEVEPVAAPAEAVAVAHLDSEEPSVPVKGRGKKTEGIVPPPARGRSTRRNETSSVEAPAETMDSGDVQEKMAADPVPAENPKRGRKAKQASVERVESVQENAVESESAEISPIEDQQPTSDVPMEKPRRGRKAEQASVEQVETVLENTVEAVSVPVTEKIEAQTPVVRSKRGRKPKQDSVEEVEVKVLEIPPIEIVEAKEMPTIVPVVNPRARGRRAKQESEEAKTMEENVAVVDTPTEEVEASVLFAKPKRGRKTKQEPVEQVESVSVETPIEQVEAQEQTTVAPVEKLKRGGRKTKQASVEKVEPVEDHPVESLTVELQEQTTVAPVEKPKRGGRKTKQASVEQVEDHPLSL